A genome region from Ottowia testudinis includes the following:
- the paaC gene encoding 1,2-phenylacetyl-CoA epoxidase subunit PaaC, with product MTSVAEQAAAPIKQAQAATPSIAKSAPLQYLLHLADNAVVLGQRNAEWCGHAPVLEEDMAMANNSLDLIGQARLLYQHAAERINHDVRAPRSAVWPAGPVTEDTLAYFRGDTDFRNYVLLELPHHTGLVPSAGGQRDWSTTIVRNFLYSALMVLVWERLQQSTDAQLAAIAAKSLKEVRYHLRHARDWLVRLGDGTDESHRRAQAALDYLMPFTEEFWTASALESEAVAAGAGVDVPALRGDWNQIVDAAITEATLKRPPAARRYVPEGKRGVHSEYLSYLLGEMQSLARQHPGAVW from the coding sequence ATGACTTCAGTGGCAGAACAGGCCGCAGCGCCCATCAAACAAGCGCAGGCAGCTACGCCTTCCATAGCAAAATCGGCACCATTGCAATACCTGCTGCACCTGGCCGACAACGCCGTGGTGCTGGGCCAGCGCAATGCCGAATGGTGCGGCCACGCGCCGGTACTGGAAGAAGACATGGCCATGGCCAACAACAGCCTCGATCTCATCGGCCAGGCGCGCCTGTTGTACCAGCACGCCGCCGAGCGCATCAACCACGATGTGCGCGCCCCGCGCAGCGCCGTGTGGCCCGCCGGCCCGGTCACCGAAGACACGCTGGCCTACTTCCGCGGCGACACCGACTTTCGCAACTACGTGCTGCTGGAACTGCCGCACCACACCGGCCTGGTGCCATCGGCGGGCGGCCAGCGCGACTGGTCGACAACAATAGTGCGCAACTTTCTCTACAGCGCGCTGATGGTGCTGGTGTGGGAGCGTCTGCAGCAATCCACCGATGCGCAGCTGGCCGCCATCGCCGCCAAGAGCCTGAAGGAAGTGCGCTACCACCTGCGCCATGCGCGCGACTGGCTGGTGCGACTGGGCGATGGCACCGACGAGTCGCACCGCCGCGCGCAGGCCGCGCTGGATTACCTGATGCCCTTCACCGAAGAATTCTGGACCGCCAGCGCGCTGGAAAGCGAGGCCGTGGCCGCCGGTGCCGGGGTTGATGTGCCTGCCCTGCGCGGCGACTGGAACCAGATCGTCGATGCCGCCATCACCGAAGCCACGCTGAAGCGCCCGCCCGCCGCCCGGCGCTATGTGCCCGAGGGCAAGCGCGGCGTGCATTCCGAGTACCTGAGCTACCTGCTGGGCGAAATGCAGAGCCTGGCGCGGCAGCATCCGGGGGCGGTGTGGTGA